One Chaetodon trifascialis isolate fChaTrf1 chromosome 12, fChaTrf1.hap1, whole genome shotgun sequence DNA window includes the following coding sequences:
- the LOC139340685 gene encoding trace amine-associated receptor 7f-like, giving the protein MEAQDGAELCFPELLNTSCQKPKPRPLETALAYSLFIISLVTVVLNLLVIISISHFRQLHTPTNLLLLSLAVTDFLLGLVVLPSEIFRSRNCWFLGDIMCVLLNSLSLSISFASIANIVLISIDRYVAICYPLLYASRITTKRVQACVCLCWLYSFVYNSLLTKDDLAQPGKLNSCSGICLLVIDNTPGIVDFTVTFIVPITAIIFLYTRVFLVVVSQALAMHSQTAVVSLSVTVKTKKSELKAAKALGTVVAVFLMCFFPYHCATLLQDTTDSFQISFIILCINPCLNPMIYALFYSWFRKAIRVIVSLQILQPGSREMSLRRHSQE; this is encoded by the exons ATGGAGGCTCAGGACGGAGCAGAGCTCTGCTTTCCAGAACTCCTCAACACCTCCTGCCAGAAGCCGAAGCCTCGTCCGTTAGAAACTGCGCTTGCGTACTCGTTGTTCATCATCAGTTTAGTCACTGTGGTTCTCAACCTACTCGTCATCATCTCAATCTCACACTTCAG GCAGCTGCACACTCCCaccaacctcctcctcctctctctggcgGTCACAGACTTCCTCTTGGGGCTTGTGGTGCTACCGTCCGAAATCTTTCGATCCAGAAACTGCTGGTTTCTGGGTGACATCATGTGTGTTCTGCTCAATTCTCTAAGCTTGTCCATTAGCTTTGCCTCAATAGCAAACATAGTGCTCATATCAATCGATCGCTATGTGGCTATCTGTTACCCTTTGCTCTACGCCAGCAGAATCACTACGAAAAGAGTTCAagcctgtgtttgtctgtgctggCTCTATTCTTTTGTCTACAACAGTCTCTTGACCAAAGATGATCTGGCTCAACCAGGCAAGTTAAATTCCTGCTCTGGAATTTGTCTGCTGGTCATTGACAACACTCCAGGAATAGTTGACTTTACTGTGACATTTATTGTTCCCATTACTGCCATCATCTTTCTGTATACGAGAGTGTTTCTGGTGGTGGTGTCTCAGGCTCTCGCCATGCACTCTCAGACTGCAGTCGTCTCACTTTCAGTTACAGTGAAAACCAAGAAATctgagctgaaagcagccaAGGCTCTTGGAACTGTTGTAGCTGTGTTCCTAATGTGTTTCTTCCCATATCACTGCGCCACTCTTCTACAAGATACCACCGACTCATTTCAAATCTCTTTCATAATTTTGTGCATAAACCCCTGTCTGAACCCTATGATCTATGCCCTTTTCTACAGCTGGTTTAGAAAAGCTATCAGAGTCATTGTCTCTCTTCAGATACTGCAGCCTGGCTCCCGTGAGATGAGCCTGAGGAGACACAGTCAAGAGTGA